The Candidatus Moraniibacteriota bacterium genome includes a region encoding these proteins:
- a CDS encoding trypsin-like peptidase domain-containing protein, with product MNTIDIGNKKEAESAGKAKLSKSLIAGILMLSIFVSVIFGTLFGFMAGGASNLLFLSVAEKLGKVFPGLSEKKMQIEKQSLIEEDSAVIRAVENSSPAVISIIVTKDMPKLRNLFENPFGFDFRFFSNPFGNAPGQGDQQTEKQKIGGGSGFFASSGGMIVTNRHVVEDTQADYTVVTNDGKEYTAQVLARDPVRDIAVIKIEGNNFPVLKLGDSDALRVGQTVIAIGNSLGEFSNTVSKGIISGLKRNVTAGSSFGQTEQLSNIIQTDAAINPGNSGGPLLDIGGNVIGVNVAMAQGAENIGFALPINQVKKVIEQVESKGEISIPFLGVRYVIIDNAIKEQNNLPFDYGVLVIRGERMTDLAVVPDSPADKAGIIENDIILEIGGNKITQDSQLGDLIAKYNVGDTVTLKVWHKGETKEVKVTLDERK from the coding sequence ATGAACACAATTGATATTGGCAATAAGAAAGAAGCCGAGTCGGCCGGCAAAGCAAAACTTTCTAAATCGCTGATAGCCGGGATTTTGATGCTTTCCATTTTTGTGTCAGTGATATTCGGCACCCTGTTTGGCTTCATGGCCGGCGGGGCGTCTAATCTACTATTTCTTTCCGTCGCCGAAAAACTGGGAAAAGTTTTTCCTGGGCTTTCCGAAAAGAAAATGCAGATTGAAAAGCAAAGTTTGATTGAGGAAGATTCGGCTGTCATTCGGGCGGTGGAAAATTCTTCACCGGCAGTAATAAGTATCATCGTAACCAAGGATATGCCCAAACTCCGCAACCTTTTTGAAAATCCTTTTGGCTTTGATTTTCGTTTCTTTTCTAATCCGTTTGGTAATGCTCCTGGTCAGGGGGATCAGCAAACGGAGAAACAGAAAATCGGAGGCGGCTCCGGATTCTTTGCTTCTTCCGGCGGAATGATTGTTACTAATCGCCATGTGGTTGAAGATACTCAAGCGGATTACACTGTAGTTACTAATGATGGAAAAGAATATACCGCTCAAGTACTTGCTCGGGATCCAGTAAGAGACATTGCAGTCATCAAAATCGAAGGCAATAATTTTCCAGTGTTAAAATTAGGTGATTCCGACGCTCTTCGGGTGGGACAAACGGTAATCGCCATTGGAAATTCTCTGGGAGAATTTTCCAACACAGTAAGCAAAGGAATTATTTCCGGGCTCAAGCGCAACGTCACAGCCGGTTCCAGTTTCGGCCAAACAGAACAATTATCCAATATTATTCAGACCGACGCGGCGATTAATCCGGGGAATTCAGGCGGGCCTCTTCTTGATATCGGCGGCAATGTCATTGGAGTCAACGTTGCCATGGCTCAAGGAGCGGAAAATATCGGATTTGCTCTTCCCATCAATCAGGTCAAAAAAGTTATCGAACAGGTAGAAAGCAAAGGGGAAATATCAATCCCGTTTCTGGGAGTACGTTACGTGATTATTGATAACGCCATCAAGGAACAAAATAATTTGCCGTTTGATTACGGCGTTCTGGTGATAAGAGGCGAAAGGATGACTGATTTGGCGGTTGTGCCGGACTCTCCTGCTGATAAAGCCGGCATTATCGAAAACGATATCATTTTGGAAATTGGCGGAAATAAAATTACTCAAGACAGCCAGTTGGGCGATCTTATTGCCAAATACAATGTAGGTGATACTGTTACGCTTAAGGTCTGGCACAAAGGGGAAACCAAAGAAGTTAAAGTGACATTGGATGAGAGAAAGTAA
- a CDS encoding ferredoxin, giving the protein MPKPVVNQELCVGCGTCESLCPSAFKVENGKSHVIAENCQDCDCQTVVGSCPVNAISVEDEK; this is encoded by the coding sequence ATGCCCAAGCCAGTAGTTAACCAGGAATTGTGCGTTGGATGCGGGACTTGTGAATCACTGTGTCCATCAGCATTTAAGGTGGAGAACGGAAAATCGCATGTGATCGCCGAGAACTGCCAGGACTGCGATTGCCAGACAGTAGTAGGCAGTTGTCCGGTAAATGCTATTTCCGTTGAGGACGAGAAATAA